In one window of Maribacter sp. BPC-D8 DNA:
- a CDS encoding phosphotransferase enzyme family protein, translated as MLLEKLKFAFSKFQHDSEFKSYQELASGHINSTYLIKTESKTNFVLQCINDNVFNDVQGLISNKFNISTHLKEKLKDLSKDELYSSVLTFIETKEGKPYYIAKDGSYWNLMNYIDDSITFETVGDKEVAYEAGKLFGDFLNLTNDYDATELIEVIPKFHDMLFRFSQFQKAIKASSKERLAKSQECIDFAFELKEEMHIIQNLKESGKINVRVTHNDTKISNALFSKNNKGLCVIDTDTVMPGIVHYDFGDAIRTICNTAAEDETNLDLVEFNMEYYKAYEKGFLEKIRTTLTALELQYLPLGAKTMMFIMGLRFLTDYLNNDVYYKIKYAEHNLDRAKNQFKLVQSFSKKMNQL; from the coding sequence ATGTTGTTAGAAAAATTAAAATTTGCATTCAGTAAATTTCAACACGATAGTGAATTTAAATCATACCAAGAATTGGCTTCAGGTCACATTAATTCTACTTATTTAATTAAGACAGAATCTAAGACAAACTTTGTTTTACAATGTATCAATGATAATGTTTTTAATGATGTGCAGGGGTTAATTTCAAATAAATTTAATATCAGCACTCACTTAAAAGAAAAACTGAAAGACTTATCGAAAGATGAATTGTATAGTAGTGTTTTAACTTTCATTGAAACTAAAGAAGGTAAGCCTTACTATATAGCGAAGGACGGGAGTTATTGGAATTTAATGAATTATATAGATGACAGTATTACTTTCGAAACTGTAGGCGATAAAGAAGTAGCATATGAAGCAGGTAAATTATTTGGAGATTTTTTGAACTTGACTAATGATTATGATGCTACTGAATTAATCGAGGTTATACCAAAATTTCATGACATGCTTTTTAGATTTTCACAATTTCAAAAAGCAATAAAGGCATCCTCTAAAGAACGACTTGCAAAATCACAAGAATGTATAGATTTCGCATTTGAGTTAAAGGAAGAGATGCATATTATTCAAAATCTTAAAGAATCTGGTAAAATAAACGTGCGAGTCACACATAACGACACTAAAATATCTAACGCATTATTTTCCAAAAACAATAAAGGACTTTGCGTTATAGATACTGATACAGTAATGCCTGGAATTGTACATTATGATTTTGGCGACGCCATTAGAACTATATGTAATACGGCTGCCGAGGATGAGACCAACTTAGATTTAGTTGAATTTAATATGGAGTATTATAAAGCTTATGAAAAAGGGTTTTTAGAGAAAATTAGGACTACGTTAACTGCATTAGAATTGCAATATTTGCCATTAGGAGCCAAAACTATGATGTTTATAATGGGACTTAGGTTTTTAACAGACTACCTAAATAACGATGTATATTATAAAATAAAGTATGCTGAACATAATTTAGATAGGGCAAAGAATCAGTTCAAACTAGTTCAAAGTTTTAGTAAAAAAATGAACCAATTATAA
- a CDS encoding tetratricopeptide repeat protein, whose product MILKPATHRALLIITFLFISVQVFSHGDLTKRINQKTKEIAESPNDFKLYYERGFLYQQHVELNKAMEDYLKSTSLGNTDKVLMYRIAEVNYLSEDYKNALSNITKYLEVDSVDVKAKKLEAQILFKLVAYKESIAAYHFVMNTMVDIRPEDILEYTSIILADNNKNFSKAIDIIDFGLAKVGANTLSLQLKKLEYLKDSNQVEKTIEQYNYFILEYQRKEFWYYKKAAYLASINKQEDANIALKLAIVTIEQLETKFKNMDSILELKQHIKSLESTINN is encoded by the coding sequence ATGATTTTAAAACCAGCAACGCATAGAGCACTACTTATAATCACGTTTCTTTTTATATCTGTTCAAGTTTTTTCTCATGGAGATTTAACTAAACGAATAAATCAGAAAACAAAAGAGATCGCAGAAAGTCCTAATGACTTTAAGTTATACTACGAAAGAGGTTTTTTATATCAACAACACGTTGAATTGAATAAGGCAATGGAAGATTATCTTAAATCTACATCTTTAGGCAATACAGATAAAGTCTTAATGTATAGAATAGCTGAGGTTAATTATTTATCCGAAGACTATAAGAATGCCTTATCGAATATAACAAAGTACTTAGAAGTAGATAGTGTAGATGTAAAAGCTAAAAAGCTTGAAGCTCAAATATTATTCAAGTTAGTAGCGTATAAAGAATCTATAGCCGCTTACCATTTTGTTATGAATACTATGGTTGATATTCGACCAGAAGACATCTTGGAATATACTAGTATTATACTGGCAGATAATAATAAGAATTTCTCAAAGGCAATTGATATTATAGATTTCGGATTAGCAAAAGTTGGTGCAAATACATTATCCCTTCAGCTTAAAAAATTAGAATACTTAAAAGATTCAAATCAAGTAGAAAAAACAATAGAACAATACAATTATTTTATTCTTGAGTATCAGAGAAAAGAGTTTTGGTATTATAAAAAAGCAGCGTATTTAGCTTCAATTAATAAACAAGAAGATGCGAACATAGCTTTAAAATTAGCTATTGTTACTATTGAGCAATTGGAAACGAAATTTAAAAACATGGATTCAATTTTAGAATTAAAACAACACATAAAAAGCTTAGAAAGCACTATTAATAATTAG
- a CDS encoding AraC family transcriptional regulator translates to MKLTYKQTDRKPENSFLARQDTIPCIEQDWHFHPEIELIYFLKSTGTRYVGNSIGNFEEGELYLIGSNVPHLFRNHREYYDGLDENNLADLIVVKFERDFLGETFKELPEAKRIQTLFDNANRGLIFSKAATYLVHTHMMGLVRGQGLSRIVGLLKILDILSVSENFSFLCSNGFDNSYKKSEKERMAKIISYLNENFENKIELETVASIAHMAPNAFCRYFKKRTQKSFVQFLNEIRIGHACKLLIEGKLQITTICYQSGFNTVTNFNRQFKALMNMTPTEYMEPYISNQQVELEDA, encoded by the coding sequence ATGAAACTAACCTATAAACAAACCGATAGAAAGCCTGAAAATTCATTTTTAGCACGGCAAGACACGATACCTTGTATTGAGCAAGATTGGCATTTTCATCCAGAGATAGAACTTATCTATTTTTTGAAAAGTACTGGTACGCGTTATGTTGGTAATTCTATTGGTAATTTTGAGGAAGGAGAACTTTATTTAATAGGTAGTAATGTGCCACATTTGTTCAGAAACCATCGTGAGTATTATGATGGTTTAGACGAAAATAATTTAGCAGATTTAATTGTAGTAAAATTTGAACGAGATTTTTTAGGAGAGACTTTTAAAGAATTGCCCGAAGCAAAAAGAATACAAACACTTTTTGACAATGCAAATAGAGGTTTAATATTTTCTAAAGCAGCAACCTATTTAGTGCATACTCATATGATGGGTCTTGTTAGGGGTCAGGGTCTTTCTCGAATCGTTGGTCTATTGAAAATATTAGATATTTTATCGGTAAGTGAGAATTTTAGTTTTCTATGTTCCAATGGTTTTGACAATTCATACAAGAAAAGTGAGAAAGAGCGAATGGCTAAAATAATCTCATACCTCAATGAGAATTTTGAAAATAAGATTGAATTGGAGACCGTTGCATCTATTGCTCATATGGCACCAAACGCCTTCTGTAGATATTTTAAGAAACGAACACAAAAGTCTTTTGTACAGTTTTTAAATGAAATTAGAATTGGGCACGCTTGCAAATTATTAATAGAAGGTAAACTACAGATTACTACAATTTGCTATCAATCAGGTTTCAATACCGTTACAAATTTCAATCGTCAATTCAAGGCATTAATGAATATGACTCCAACTGAATATATGGAGCCTTATATTTCAAATCAGCAGGTAGAGCTCGAAGATGCCTAA
- a CDS encoding type II toxin-antitoxin system HipA family toxin, with protein sequence MAKQNNKKAIAVYAHWSGMKNPLLMGTLNSDRLKGKELFSFEYTAEWLQSEHAQLLDPNLQLYSGLQYLNDDEDNFGIFLDSSPDRWGRILMRRREAALARTDNREENKLFETDYLLGVFDGHRMGALRFKAEEDGPFLNDNKKMASPPWASLRELEQISLRLEDDDVIDDPDYLKWLSMLIAPGASLGGARPKASIVDNDGALWIAKFPSRNDQGDIGGWEIVVHELAILAGIHMAESKAQKFSSNYYTFLTKRFDRGIKGERIHFASAMTMLGYMDGQDHSDGASYLELVDFIQNHGANVDEDLEQLWRRIVFSICVTNTDDHLRNHGFLLTDNGWALSPAYDINPVETGTGLKLNISDEDNSLDLELAIEVSEYFRLSKDKAYAIKKEVLIAVASWRSIATKYGISRVEQELKVIAFRTS encoded by the coding sequence ATGGCTAAACAAAATAATAAGAAAGCTATAGCCGTTTACGCACATTGGTCGGGCATGAAAAACCCTTTACTTATGGGAACTCTAAATTCTGACCGCTTAAAAGGCAAGGAGCTATTTTCTTTTGAATATACCGCTGAATGGTTGCAGAGTGAACATGCACAATTATTAGATCCCAACTTACAGTTATATTCGGGATTACAATATCTTAATGACGATGAAGATAATTTTGGAATATTTCTAGATTCTTCACCTGACCGTTGGGGACGAATTCTAATGCGCAGAAGAGAAGCTGCTCTCGCGAGAACGGATAATAGAGAAGAAAATAAATTATTCGAAACCGATTACCTTCTTGGTGTTTTTGACGGACATAGAATGGGAGCGTTGAGATTTAAAGCAGAAGAAGACGGTCCATTTTTAAACGATAATAAAAAAATGGCAAGTCCGCCATGGGCATCTCTTAGAGAACTTGAGCAAATTAGTTTACGATTAGAAGATGACGATGTTATTGATGACCCAGACTATTTAAAATGGTTGAGTATGCTAATTGCACCCGGAGCATCATTAGGGGGAGCAAGACCCAAAGCTAGTATTGTAGATAATGATGGTGCACTTTGGATAGCGAAGTTTCCGAGTAGAAATGACCAAGGTGACATTGGCGGGTGGGAAATCGTAGTACATGAATTAGCCATTTTAGCAGGAATTCATATGGCTGAATCTAAAGCGCAAAAATTCTCTTCAAATTACTATACTTTTTTAACCAAAAGATTTGACCGTGGCATTAAAGGAGAGAGAATACATTTCGCATCGGCAATGACTATGCTCGGCTATATGGATGGTCAAGACCATTCGGATGGCGCCAGTTACTTAGAACTTGTTGATTTTATACAAAACCATGGTGCAAATGTGGACGAGGACCTAGAACAGCTGTGGCGCAGAATTGTATTTAGTATATGTGTAACAAATACAGATGACCACCTAAGAAATCATGGTTTCTTACTAACCGATAATGGATGGGCATTATCACCAGCATACGATATTAACCCTGTAGAAACTGGTACCGGTTTAAAACTTAATATCTCTGATGAGGATAATTCATTAGATTTGGAATTAGCAATTGAAGTCTCTGAATATTTTAGATTATCAAAAGATAAAGCTTATGCTATTAAAAAGGAGGTATTGATTGCCGTTGCTAGTTGGAGAAGTATAGCAACAAAATATGGTATCTCTAGAGTTGAGCAAGAATTGAAAGTAATTGCTTTTAGAACGAGTTAA
- a CDS encoding helix-turn-helix domain-containing protein: MPKKKMIILPKTKKILEEMGENIKLARLRRKFSSEQVAERANISRPTLSSIEKGAPTVSIGSYLLVLLVLGLEKDFLSLAKDDVLGRKLQDANISTNERAPKRKDKNG; this comes from the coding sequence ATGCCTAAAAAGAAAATGATAATTCTACCTAAAACTAAAAAGATTCTTGAAGAAATGGGCGAGAATATAAAGCTCGCACGCTTGAGAAGAAAATTTAGTTCTGAGCAAGTAGCCGAAAGAGCAAATATTAGTAGACCAACTTTATCCTCTATTGAAAAGGGCGCACCGACTGTAAGTATTGGCTCCTATTTATTAGTTCTTCTAGTTTTGGGATTAGAAAAAGATTTTCTCTCACTTGCTAAGGATGACGTTTTAGGAAGAAAATTACAAGATGCAAATATAAGTACCAACGAAAGGGCTCCTAAACGAAAAGATAAAAATGGCTAA
- a CDS encoding metallophosphoesterase, whose protein sequence is MMKKITQIVMMLFTVYSFSQTEIVETAIVDSINSTSSIVVERGPYLQSGTPTSVIVKWRTNIATESVVNYGTELITLSMTENDTALNTDHQVTLSGLASNTKYYFNIGNKGGVLSQDLTGDMYVITAPVNGTKQFVRAWILGDPGTANNSQREVRDAYYDYVANAPINTGKTDMMLFLGDNAYNTGKDAEYQNAFFDVYGDMFKKSVAWSCLGNHDGQSADSATQSGPYYDIFTFPTEGEAGGTASGTEAYYSFDYANIHFIILDSHHSSREVGGAMYNWALTDIQNTKHDWIVTLFHHPAYSKGSHDSDEDHRPIEMRENFMPMLEANGVDLVLNGHSHSYERSYFLNGHQGFANTFNSDEISKGGHTVGSTGHGDGKADSNGAYEKSKDATEGAVYITTGSAGQISGGDLNHQAMYISLNQLGSCVMEVEDDGKGGQNLIVKFIRENNEIDDYFTINKTGIATPNFNENQSDQESNILTYIADSKLITITVNKKERLKKVKFYNSIGELVSKSRRDTINVSEMAKGLYVVEVITNKKTYTESVTIK, encoded by the coding sequence ATGATGAAGAAAATCACCCAAATAGTAATGATGCTTTTTACTGTGTATTCATTTTCGCAAACGGAAATAGTCGAGACTGCAATTGTTGATTCTATAAATAGCACATCATCTATAGTTGTGGAAAGGGGACCGTATTTACAAAGCGGAACACCTACGAGTGTAATTGTAAAATGGAGAACAAATATTGCAACAGAGTCTGTAGTTAATTACGGTACAGAATTAATTACATTGTCGATGACTGAAAACGATACTGCTTTAAATACTGATCATCAAGTGACTTTATCTGGTTTGGCTTCGAACACGAAGTACTATTTTAATATTGGTAATAAAGGAGGAGTTTTATCTCAAGATCTTACAGGAGATATGTATGTGATAACGGCACCAGTTAATGGTACAAAACAATTTGTACGTGCATGGATCTTAGGTGATCCCGGTACAGCAAATAATAGTCAAAGAGAAGTGCGAGATGCCTATTATGATTATGTAGCCAATGCTCCAATAAACACAGGTAAAACTGATATGATGTTGTTTTTGGGTGATAACGCTTATAACACGGGTAAAGATGCAGAATATCAAAATGCCTTTTTTGATGTTTATGGTGATATGTTCAAAAAGTCTGTAGCATGGTCATGCTTAGGAAACCATGACGGTCAATCAGCAGATTCAGCTACACAATCCGGTCCTTATTATGATATTTTCACTTTTCCAACAGAAGGGGAAGCTGGGGGTACAGCCTCAGGTACAGAAGCGTATTATTCTTTTGACTATGCCAACATTCATTTCATCATATTAGATTCTCACCATTCTAGTCGTGAAGTTGGTGGTGCTATGTACAATTGGGCACTAACAGATATTCAAAACACTAAGCATGATTGGATTGTAACGTTATTTCATCATCCAGCATATTCTAAGGGGTCTCATGATTCTGATGAGGATCATAGACCTATAGAAATGAGAGAAAATTTTATGCCAATGTTAGAGGCTAATGGGGTTGATTTAGTTTTAAATGGTCATAGTCATTCTTACGAGCGCTCTTATTTTTTAAACGGACACCAAGGTTTTGCAAATACTTTTAATTCTGATGAAATTTCTAAAGGTGGGCATACCGTTGGTTCAACAGGTCATGGAGATGGAAAAGCGGACAGCAATGGGGCATATGAAAAAAGTAAAGATGCGACGGAAGGTGCTGTTTATATAACTACGGGTTCTGCAGGTCAAATATCAGGTGGAGACTTAAATCACCAAGCCATGTATATATCCTTAAATCAACTAGGATCTTGTGTTATGGAAGTAGAAGATGATGGTAAAGGTGGGCAAAATTTGATTGTAAAGTTTATTAGAGAAAATAATGAGATCGATGATTATTTTACGATAAACAAAACAGGAATTGCAACACCAAATTTTAATGAAAATCAATCAGATCAAGAAAGTAACATACTTACGTATATAGCAGATAGTAAGTTAATTACTATTACTGTAAATAAGAAAGAACGTTTAAAGAAGGTGAAATTCTATAATAGCATTGGCGAATTGGTTAGCAAAAGTAGAAGAGACACCATTAATGTAAGTGAAATGGCAAAAGGCTTATATGTTGTTGAGGTTATTACTAATAAAAAGACATATACAGAATCTGTTACTATTAAGTAA
- a CDS encoding cytochrome-c peroxidase: protein MKKGCILLGSVFICFFIWSGKKVEYTISNTIPEKVEKVYATNFQSFKNEVEVLASLADNSIFGDELQLQRQVEKTRLAYKKIEFIFDYYQSAYNGAYINGAPLPKISEYFEGGNIIEPSGLQALDEAVFEEASKEQLQRIKVLAAGLRTHVDYVSKIHFPLQLKSSQIIESIRSGLVRIFTLGITGFDTPGSVSGIQESYVSLRSMKNAFMYFEADINPKAKSKFITIKKLFEKGESLLSSDTSFNDFDRMVFLKEVINPLYAGLLEFQNLNGIKLEPYRKHAQDYQSKNIFDVNFLSTNFYSELVYLPLDNPKTIELGKLLFEDAQLSKNNTMSCLSCHNPNLGFTDGLPKSVSNKEGFFTARNSPTVINAGYATRYFWDMREFNLEKQVTHVIDDNLEFNTNFDTIIRKLNKNSNYQKLFKAAYGGIVKNDINERSISNAIAAYVNSLKSFNSKFDKYVRNEIDDYDYPESAKRGFNLFMGKGACGSCHFAPIFNGSVPPFYVESESEVLGIIKGFDSINPKLDEDLGRMNNGLKGDNYPFFKNSFKTVSIRNVELTAPYMHNGLFLSLEDVLEFYNLGGGAGMGLPVENQTLSDAPLNLSKQEIKDIIAFMESLTDITEFETDTN, encoded by the coding sequence ATGAAAAAGGGATGTATTTTATTAGGGTCAGTATTTATCTGCTTTTTTATCTGGTCAGGTAAAAAGGTAGAGTATACTATATCTAATACTATTCCAGAAAAAGTGGAGAAAGTATATGCAACCAATTTTCAAAGTTTTAAAAACGAAGTAGAAGTATTAGCAAGCCTAGCCGATAATTCAATATTTGGAGATGAGTTACAATTGCAAAGGCAAGTTGAAAAAACGAGACTAGCTTATAAAAAAATTGAATTTATTTTTGATTATTACCAATCGGCATATAACGGAGCTTATATTAATGGAGCACCTTTACCTAAAATAAGTGAATATTTTGAAGGAGGAAATATTATTGAACCTTCAGGTTTGCAGGCTTTAGATGAAGCTGTCTTTGAAGAAGCCTCTAAAGAGCAATTACAACGCATAAAAGTATTGGCAGCAGGGTTAAGAACACATGTAGATTATGTTTCAAAAATACATTTCCCCCTTCAATTAAAGTCCAGCCAAATTATTGAAAGTATCAGATCAGGATTGGTACGAATTTTCACTTTAGGTATCACAGGTTTTGATACACCAGGATCTGTAAGTGGAATACAAGAAAGTTATGTAAGTCTTCGGAGTATGAAAAATGCATTCATGTATTTTGAAGCAGATATCAATCCTAAGGCCAAGAGTAAATTCATTACTATCAAAAAACTCTTTGAGAAAGGAGAAAGTTTATTAAGCTCTGATACAAGTTTTAATGATTTTGATAGAATGGTATTTTTAAAAGAAGTAATAAATCCTTTGTATGCTGGGTTATTAGAGTTTCAGAATTTAAATGGTATTAAACTAGAACCTTATAGAAAGCATGCGCAAGACTATCAATCAAAAAACATTTTCGATGTCAATTTTTTGAGCACTAACTTTTATTCAGAATTAGTATATCTACCATTAGACAACCCTAAGACGATTGAATTAGGAAAGTTGTTGTTTGAAGATGCGCAGTTATCCAAGAATAATACAATGTCTTGTTTAAGCTGCCATAATCCAAATCTGGGTTTTACTGATGGGCTACCTAAAAGTGTATCAAATAAAGAAGGTTTTTTTACGGCAAGAAATTCGCCAACTGTAATAAATGCAGGATACGCTACACGATATTTTTGGGATATGCGTGAGTTTAACTTAGAAAAGCAAGTAACGCACGTTATTGATGATAATTTAGAGTTTAATACCAATTTTGATACAATAATTAGGAAGTTGAATAAAAATTCTAATTATCAAAAACTGTTTAAAGCAGCTTACGGCGGCATTGTAAAAAATGATATTAATGAGCGTTCAATAAGCAATGCTATTGCGGCTTATGTTAATTCTTTAAAATCATTTAATAGCAAGTTCGATAAATATGTGCGAAATGAAATCGATGATTATGATTACCCAGAGAGTGCTAAAAGAGGTTTTAATTTATTCATGGGCAAAGGGGCTTGTGGTAGTTGTCATTTTGCACCAATTTTTAATGGTAGTGTACCTCCATTTTACGTAGAATCCGAATCGGAAGTTTTAGGAATCATAAAAGGTTTCGATTCTATAAATCCAAAATTAGATGAAGATTTAGGTAGAATGAATAATGGCTTAAAAGGAGATAATTATCCTTTTTTTAAAAATTCTTTTAAAACTGTTTCTATAAGGAACGTAGAATTAACAGCGCCTTATATGCATAATGGTTTATTTCTTTCATTGGAAGATGTTTTAGAATTTTATAACCTTGGTGGAGGTGCCGGAATGGGATTACCAGTTGAAAACCAAACATTATCTGATGCCCCTCTAAACCTGTCAAAGCAAGAAATTAAAGATATTATTGCCTTTATGGAGTCACTAACAGATATTACTGAGTTTGAGACTGACACTAATTAG
- a CDS encoding SGNH/GDSL hydrolase family protein, with translation MRKANLLLIFLFVVNISLSQDESKIQWWNPVNSEVPVIEGKSWSNEGKSIYHRFPKKAEVTVREDVWNLSKQSAGLSIRFWSNADSIKIKYKLKGSISMNHMPATGVSGLDMYSKTYDGEWLRCTGSYTINAESDYSFKIDEKSDSYKKYGREYQLFLPLYNEIETLEIGVVETSFFNALPIRNEKPIVAYGTSICQGACASRPGMAWTSILERKLERPVINLGFSGNGMLEPEVIDLMTEVDAKLYILDCLPNLHPDEDDIYSLTIAAVKKLKTKRPLVPIILTSHIGFADELTNEKRTGLILKLNNEFEKAFNDLKSDGFENIFLLQKHDLNFDFDMYVDHIHPNDYGMMQYADTYENKIREILDEPVGELSTTIAKTQSRDISVYKWEERHQEVLKLNKTDKTKICLIGDSIINFWGGEPESSIARGQGSWSSLLEPLGVRNFGFGWDRIENVLWRIYHDELDEFDAEQIVLMIGTNNLDINSDIEITNGLKALIEAIKIRQPQSAIQLIGILPRTGKEKRIESINLKLADLAKSESIDFNIIGNPLLGKDGKINESLFTDGLHPNSEGYIILGKSLHQLIED, from the coding sequence ATGAGAAAAGCTAACCTATTATTGATTTTTCTATTCGTTGTGAATATTTCTTTATCTCAAGATGAAAGTAAAATACAATGGTGGAACCCTGTAAATAGTGAGGTTCCTGTAATTGAAGGTAAAAGTTGGTCAAATGAAGGGAAATCTATTTACCATAGATTTCCAAAGAAAGCAGAAGTTACTGTAAGAGAAGATGTTTGGAACTTATCAAAACAGTCAGCGGGGTTATCTATACGGTTTTGGTCAAATGCAGACAGTATTAAGATTAAGTATAAGCTAAAAGGATCTATTTCAATGAATCATATGCCGGCAACCGGCGTAAGCGGATTAGACATGTACAGTAAAACATATGATGGTGAATGGCTTCGTTGTACAGGTTCATATACCATTAATGCAGAAAGCGATTACTCATTTAAAATCGATGAAAAATCTGATTCTTATAAAAAGTACGGAAGAGAATACCAGCTGTTTTTACCATTATATAACGAAATAGAAACGTTAGAGATTGGTGTGGTAGAAACATCTTTTTTTAATGCGCTACCCATACGAAATGAGAAACCTATAGTAGCTTATGGCACTTCTATTTGTCAAGGGGCATGCGCTTCTCGACCAGGAATGGCTTGGACTAGTATTTTAGAGCGAAAACTGGAAAGACCGGTTATTAACCTTGGTTTTTCTGGAAACGGAATGTTAGAGCCCGAAGTAATCGATTTAATGACAGAGGTTGATGCAAAATTGTACATCTTAGATTGCTTGCCGAATTTACATCCAGATGAAGATGATATTTATTCGCTAACTATTGCTGCGGTTAAAAAACTAAAAACGAAAAGACCATTGGTGCCTATAATCCTTACATCTCATATAGGTTTTGCAGATGAATTAACTAATGAAAAACGGACTGGTTTAATTTTAAAGCTTAATAATGAATTCGAAAAAGCTTTTAATGACTTAAAATCAGACGGGTTCGAAAACATTTTTCTATTGCAAAAACATGATTTGAACTTTGATTTTGATATGTACGTTGATCATATACACCCTAATGATTATGGTATGATGCAATATGCAGATACCTATGAAAATAAAATAAGAGAAATACTAGATGAGCCAGTAGGGGAATTGAGTACTACAATAGCTAAAACACAAAGTAGAGATATTTCAGTCTATAAATGGGAAGAAAGGCATCAAGAGGTTCTTAAACTAAACAAAACGGATAAAACGAAAATATGCTTGATTGGCGATTCTATTATTAATTTTTGGGGAGGGGAACCAGAATCATCGATAGCAAGAGGACAAGGTTCTTGGAGTAGTTTGTTAGAACCTTTGGGCGTACGCAATTTCGGATTTGGTTGGGATAGAATAGAGAATGTACTCTGGAGAATATATCACGACGAGCTTGATGAATTTGATGCAGAACAAATTGTTTTAATGATTGGCACAAATAATTTAGATATTAATAGTGATATCGAGATTACTAACGGATTGAAAGCTTTGATAGAAGCTATTAAAATACGTCAACCACAAAGTGCTATTCAGTTGATAGGCATATTGCCAAGAACTGGTAAAGAAAAACGAATTGAAAGTATAAATCTTAAATTGGCAGATTTAGCAAAATCAGAATCAATTGATTTTAATATTATTGGGAATCCATTGCTAGGTAAAGATGGAAAAATAAACGAGTCGTTGTTTACAGATGGGTTACACCCCAATAGTGAAGGTTATATCATTTTAGGAAAGTCTCTTCATCAATTAATAGAGGATTAA